Proteins found in one Meiothermus sp. Pnk-1 genomic segment:
- the pgk gene encoding phosphoglycerate kinase, translating to MRTLKDLNAAGKRVLVRVDYNVPLKEGQVKDDTRITASLPTLRYLLEQGATLVLLSHLGRPKGGFEEASSLAPVAKALETHLGHPVRFIGGNPELTPASEATLEQVGSLPQGSVALLENVRFEPGEEKNDEALAQKYARLGEAFVLDAFGSAHRAHASVTGVAKFLPSYAGFLMEREVNSLKKLLEHPEKPYWVVLGGAKVSDKIGVIENLLPRVNGMLIGGAMAFTFIKAQGGQVGSSLVEDDKLELARNLLQKAQGLGVRLLLPTDVVAAQKIEPGAEQRIFPAGQIPEGWMGLDIGPKTREAFAQALQGAKTVLWNGPMGVFEVEDFAAGTLAVGQAIADLPGAFTVIGGGDSVAAANKLGVAEKFSHVSTGGGASLELLELGTLPGIEALS from the coding sequence ATGCGAACACTCAAAGATTTGAACGCCGCCGGCAAACGCGTGCTGGTACGGGTAGATTACAATGTCCCCCTCAAAGAGGGCCAGGTCAAAGACGATACCCGGATAACCGCCAGCCTGCCCACCTTGCGATACCTGCTCGAGCAGGGCGCGACCCTGGTGCTTCTGAGCCATCTGGGAAGGCCCAAGGGCGGCTTCGAGGAGGCCAGCAGCCTGGCGCCCGTGGCCAAGGCTCTGGAAACCCACCTGGGCCACCCCGTCCGCTTCATCGGCGGGAACCCCGAGCTGACCCCGGCTTCGGAAGCCACGCTCGAGCAGGTCGGGTCCCTCCCCCAAGGTTCGGTAGCCCTCCTCGAGAATGTGCGCTTCGAACCAGGCGAGGAGAAGAACGACGAAGCCCTGGCGCAGAAGTACGCCCGGCTAGGCGAGGCCTTCGTGCTCGATGCTTTCGGCTCGGCCCACCGGGCCCACGCCTCGGTGACCGGGGTGGCTAAATTTTTGCCCAGCTACGCTGGGTTTTTGATGGAGCGGGAGGTCAACAGCCTCAAGAAACTTCTCGAGCACCCTGAAAAGCCTTACTGGGTGGTGCTGGGCGGGGCCAAGGTCTCGGACAAGATCGGGGTGATCGAGAACCTGCTGCCGCGGGTGAACGGGATGCTGATCGGTGGGGCCATGGCCTTCACCTTCATCAAGGCCCAGGGCGGGCAGGTGGGCAGCTCGTTGGTGGAAGACGACAAGCTCGAGCTAGCCCGCAACCTTCTACAAAAAGCCCAGGGCTTAGGTGTGAGGCTCCTGCTCCCCACCGACGTGGTAGCGGCGCAGAAGATCGAGCCGGGGGCTGAACAGCGGATCTTCCCAGCCGGCCAGATCCCCGAGGGCTGGATGGGCCTGGATATCGGCCCGAAGACCCGCGAAGCCTTCGCCCAGGCCTTGCAAGGGGCCAAAACGGTGCTCTGGAACGGCCCCATGGGGGTCTTCGAGGTGGAGGACTTCGCCGCGGGAACCCTAGCGGTGGGCCAAGCCATCGCCGACTTGCCGGGGGCGTTCACGGTGATCGGCGGGGGCGACTCGGTCGCGGCGGCCAACAAGCTGGGCGTAGCCGAGAAGTTTAGCCACGTCTCTACCGGGGGCGGGGCCAGCCTGGAGCTGCTCGAGCTGGGTACCTTGCCCGGCATCGAGGCGTTGTCGTAA
- the gap gene encoding type I glyceraldehyde-3-phosphate dehydrogenase, protein MRVAINGFGRIGRQVFRILEERGVEVVGINDLSDNAILAHLFKYDSNYGRFPGTVSYDEQHLVVNGKAIRVYEEKDPAALPWGEIGADIVIESTGRFTKLEAAEAHLKAGAKKVIISAPGKGDMLTVVMGVNEHMYDPAKHHVISNASCTTNGLAPVAKVLNDKFGIEKGILTTVHAYTASQSLVDAVKDDPRDARAAALNIVPSETGAAKAVGLVIPELKGKFSGMAFRVPTSTVSVVDFTAVLHREASKEEINAAMKEAAEGPLKGILAYTEEPLVSSDLKGDPHSSIFSALDTLVIGNMVKVVSWYDNEWGYSCRVADLAQYIGKRL, encoded by the coding sequence ATGAGAGTAGCCATCAACGGATTCGGGCGCATCGGGCGGCAGGTTTTCCGTATCCTCGAGGAGCGCGGGGTGGAGGTCGTGGGGATCAACGACCTCTCCGACAACGCCATCTTGGCCCACCTGTTCAAGTACGACTCCAACTACGGCCGCTTCCCCGGAACGGTCAGCTACGACGAGCAGCACCTGGTAGTCAATGGCAAGGCCATCCGGGTCTACGAGGAGAAGGATCCCGCCGCGCTGCCTTGGGGGGAGATCGGGGCGGACATCGTGATCGAGTCCACGGGCCGCTTCACCAAGCTCGAGGCTGCCGAAGCCCACCTCAAGGCGGGGGCCAAAAAGGTGATCATCAGCGCTCCCGGCAAGGGCGATATGCTCACGGTGGTGATGGGGGTCAACGAGCACATGTACGACCCCGCCAAGCACCACGTGATCTCCAACGCCAGTTGCACCACCAACGGCTTAGCCCCGGTCGCCAAGGTGCTAAACGACAAGTTTGGCATCGAAAAGGGGATCCTCACCACCGTCCACGCCTACACCGCCAGCCAGAGCCTGGTGGACGCGGTGAAGGACGACCCCCGCGACGCCCGGGCGGCTGCGCTCAACATCGTCCCTTCCGAAACCGGCGCGGCCAAGGCGGTGGGGCTGGTAATCCCCGAGCTCAAGGGCAAGTTCTCCGGGATGGCCTTCCGCGTTCCCACCAGCACGGTATCGGTGGTGGACTTCACGGCAGTTTTGCACCGCGAAGCCAGCAAGGAAGAGATCAACGCCGCCATGAAGGAGGCCGCCGAGGGTCCCCTAAAGGGCATCCTGGCCTACACCGAGGAACCGCTGGTCTCCTCCGACCTCAAGGGCGACCCCCACTCCTCCATCTTCAGCGCCCTCGACACGTTGGTGATCGGCAATATGGTCAAGGTGGTGAGCTGGTATGACAACGAGTGGGGCTACTCCTGCCGGGTAGCCGACCTGGCCCAGTACATAGGCAAGCGGCTGTAA
- a CDS encoding ABC transporter substrate-binding protein — MRIRATIAALAVLGLSLGLAQPKPEDVIKGQCEKAGVVAELWHGFTGGAPKTALENLVVEFNKTQNGQACVRPISQGNYRDLSTKIKAAFASGKVPVMAQAFENNMALYLESDALVPISALGVELKGVNPLFVNAVTFNKQVYGVPFNKSIQILYYNRDLLKKYGAKVPVTIAEFVATAKQISQGEKAPVYFFQPDTSTFSYWFFTLGGSYLQNGKLVLNSPKALEALELLVQGVKDGWARPITNGFINANFGVGPFAFSTDTSAGYSFYLQAAKFDVGVATLPGRTNRQPGFGLVQGTNLVVFKGADEREKKIAADFLRFVISPKAQAVFGVATNYVPVNLGSGVDPLVTRYTKENPAFGVAITQARYAKFEPALSDWEQIRFDILGQAIKEAVLGQTPPKAALDKAQKAAEDLLAGRTR; from the coding sequence ATGCGCATCAGAGCTACAATCGCTGCCTTGGCCGTGCTGGGCCTGAGCCTGGGGCTGGCCCAGCCGAAACCCGAAGACGTGATCAAGGGCCAGTGCGAGAAGGCCGGGGTAGTGGCCGAGCTGTGGCATGGCTTCACCGGGGGGGCCCCTAAAACCGCCCTTGAGAACCTGGTGGTGGAGTTCAACAAGACCCAAAACGGCCAGGCGTGCGTGCGGCCCATCTCGCAAGGCAACTACCGCGACCTCTCCACCAAGATCAAGGCGGCCTTTGCCAGCGGGAAAGTGCCGGTGATGGCGCAGGCTTTTGAGAACAATATGGCCCTTTACCTCGAGTCCGATGCCCTGGTGCCCATTTCGGCGCTGGGGGTAGAGCTCAAGGGGGTCAACCCGCTCTTCGTAAACGCGGTCACCTTCAACAAGCAGGTCTATGGGGTGCCGTTCAACAAGAGCATCCAGATCCTCTACTACAACCGCGACCTGCTCAAGAAGTACGGCGCCAAGGTCCCCGTCACCATCGCCGAGTTCGTGGCCACCGCCAAGCAGATCTCGCAGGGGGAAAAGGCCCCGGTCTACTTCTTTCAACCGGATACTTCAACCTTTTCCTACTGGTTCTTCACGCTGGGGGGCAGCTACCTGCAAAACGGCAAGCTGGTGCTCAACTCACCCAAGGCGCTCGAGGCGCTCGAGCTGTTGGTGCAAGGCGTCAAGGACGGCTGGGCACGACCCATTACCAATGGCTTTATCAACGCCAACTTCGGGGTGGGGCCCTTCGCTTTCTCCACCGACACCTCCGCCGGCTACAGCTTCTATCTCCAGGCCGCCAAGTTCGACGTAGGCGTGGCGACCCTGCCGGGCCGGACCAACCGACAACCCGGCTTTGGGCTGGTGCAGGGCACCAACCTGGTGGTCTTCAAGGGGGCTGACGAAAGAGAGAAGAAAATCGCTGCCGACTTCCTCAGGTTCGTCATCTCCCCCAAAGCGCAGGCGGTGTTCGGGGTAGCTACCAACTACGTGCCGGTCAACCTGGGCTCGGGGGTTGACCCCTTGGTGACCCGCTACACCAAGGAGAACCCGGCCTTCGGTGTCGCCATTACTCAGGCCCGCTACGCCAAGTTTGAACCAGCCCTCTCCGATTGGGAGCAGATTCGCTTCGACATCCTGGGGCAGGCCATCAAAGAGGCGGTGCTGGGCCAGACGCCGCCCAAGGCTGCGCTGGACAAAGCACAGAAGGCGGCGGAGGACCTGTTGGCTGGTCGGACCCGCTAG